The window CAGCCACTCGTCGATCGCGTCGGCGGCGATGTCGGGCGCGACCTCGTAGGGCAGCCCGGCGGTGAGCGTGGCGTCCGCCCGGTGCACGGTGACCTCGTGCGCCATCCGGCGGGCCCAGAACCCGGCGTTGAGGATCCCCGCCCAGCCCCACACCTTCGCGTCCGGCCCGGCCTCCCGCAGCGCGGCGACGACCTGCTCGCCCGCCTCCCCCAGCCACGCGTCCAGCGCCGCTGCGTCACCCCGGGCCTCGGGCCCCTCGGCCCCCGGCACCTCCTCCTCGGGCACCTCCTCCTGGGCCCGGGTCCGCACCATGAGCTCCACCCAGCGCAGGGCGCCGCCCGTGTGCCGGACGAGTTCCTCCAGCGACCAGTCGGGGCAATTCGGCACGGTGGCGGACAGGTCGGCCCCGGAGGTCACCACCGACCTCAACAGACCGACCTGATGGGCGATTTCGTCGCAGTAGCGCTCGTGCGCGAGGAGTGTCATGCCCGCACCATAGGCGGGCGGCGATCAGTCGAGCACGGCGATTTCCGCCGCGTCGAACTCCACCCCGGCCTCGGCCCCTACCTCGGGCGCCGCCCGCAGCGCGCACGCCGCCTCCAGGCGCGGGGCGTCCTCCGGCTGGAGGTGGACGGCGACATGCGTGCCCTTGAAGGTGCGGCCGGTCACCGTGCAGCGCAGGCCCTCACCGGCGGGCACCAGACGTACACCGGCGGGCCGCACCAGAAGGGTCCGCGTGCCCTGCGGCGCGCCCTCCGGCACCGGCACCTTGCCCCAGGGCGTGTCCGCGGCCTCCGCACCCACGGTCGCCTCGACGACGTTCTCGAAGCCGAGGAAGCGCGCCACGAACGCGTCGGCCGGCCGCTGCCACACCTCAAGCGGCGTACCGGACTGGGCGATCCGCCCGTCCCGCATCACCACGACCCGGTCGGCCAGCGCGAAGGCCTC of the Streptomyces koelreuteriae genome contains:
- a CDS encoding maleylpyruvate isomerase family mycothiol-dependent enzyme, whose protein sequence is MTLLAHERYCDEIAHQVGLLRSVVTSGADLSATVPNCPDWSLEELVRHTGGALRWVELMVRTRAQEEVPEEEVPGAEGPEARGDAAALDAWLGEAGEQVVAALREAGPDAKVWGWAGILNAGFWARRMAHEVTVHRADATLTAGLPYEVAPDIAADAIDEWLQIVEYAQTDPHDEAARELRGPGRSIHLHATDAGPEVNAEWLIALTEDGVTWRRGHEKATVALRGPLTSVLLAFYRRLPLDAPELEVLGERELLEFWLERATFG